A region of Streptomyces paludis DNA encodes the following proteins:
- a CDS encoding N-acetylmuramoyl-L-alanine amidase: MLGVTWDDPDVRVTGRIEARTRAVGSGAWSRWLALDGDSGQGEETAGRGGTEPAWVGPSDGVEVRVVAGDGTASRRLPAGLSLAMIDPDGGAAGAAGAGSGSRNKASGVSGAGGADGGRSAAGSGSRAYGSADSRAGSRADLALDTVAFAADEPSTEPAPGDPDAPADTQSPDPDPGTAPEADPGDGSGSSTGEPTASDAPTAGSTSPAPSSGTGASAGTGSGSATPAPATSSPVAGSPSPTVSVPAGPPSTAPRPAITSRAGWGADESISPEEPGYLPGGKVKAVVVHHTAESNDYTCAQAPAVVRGIYTYHVKTLGWKDVGYNFLVDKCGTVYEGRKGGVDRPVQGAHAYGFNSETTGISVLGTYTTAAPSQAALVSVARIAAWKLGQYGVDPASTATLTAGEAGTNLFRASWAKGAKRSLPAIHGHRDGYNTQCPGDAFYDRLATVRSWAAGPPAAPAITSLGGASAVASTGAGAVGTTYYTKGAVTVNWSTATPAALLTAHEVLVDGQVAAKASATATSAKVTLTPGSHRVAVRAVHQSGKATASTTDTTVVADTTAPTFPVKPSLALRTGTVNTAAVPLTLSWRAADSAALKDVRLTAPLARTYGPAVPSAAHTAASGVATKWSMTAYDQAGNTAAASVSGTPVILQETAAVRTGTWTAKSSGSYLGGKSLTSSSKQASLTWKFTGRSVSWVVSRAATSGQADIYLDGKKVSTVDLKSATTKYRDAIFTQTWSASAAHTLKIVVVGTKDRPAVTTDALVYLK; this comes from the coding sequence ATGCTGGGCGTCACCTGGGACGATCCGGATGTCCGGGTGACCGGCCGGATCGAGGCCCGTACGCGCGCGGTCGGTTCCGGGGCCTGGTCCCGCTGGCTGGCGCTCGACGGTGACAGCGGGCAGGGCGAGGAGACCGCCGGGCGCGGCGGTACGGAACCCGCCTGGGTGGGGCCCTCGGACGGGGTGGAGGTACGGGTCGTCGCGGGCGACGGGACGGCCTCGCGGCGGCTGCCCGCCGGCCTCAGCCTCGCCATGATCGACCCGGACGGCGGGGCCGCCGGGGCTGCCGGGGCCGGCAGCGGCAGTCGTAACAAGGCCAGCGGCGTCAGTGGCGCCGGCGGCGCCGACGGTGGCCGCAGCGCCGCCGGCAGCGGCAGCCGCGCGTACGGCAGTGCGGACAGCCGCGCCGGCAGCCGCGCCGATCTCGCCCTGGACACCGTCGCCTTCGCCGCCGACGAGCCCTCCACCGAGCCCGCCCCCGGCGACCCCGACGCGCCCGCGGACACCCAGTCCCCCGACCCCGACCCCGGCACAGCCCCCGAGGCCGACCCGGGCGACGGCTCCGGGTCCTCGACTGGCGAGCCCACCGCGAGCGACGCCCCCACGGCCGGCTCCACCTCCCCCGCGCCCTCCTCGGGTACGGGCGCGAGCGCCGGCACCGGAAGCGGCAGTGCCACCCCGGCGCCCGCCACGTCGTCCCCGGTCGCCGGCTCGCCGAGCCCGACCGTATCCGTACCGGCGGGACCGCCGTCCACCGCGCCGCGCCCGGCGATCACCTCGCGCGCCGGCTGGGGCGCCGACGAGTCGATCAGCCCCGAGGAGCCCGGCTATCTGCCCGGCGGCAAGGTCAAGGCGGTCGTCGTCCACCACACCGCCGAGAGCAACGACTACACCTGCGCTCAGGCCCCCGCCGTGGTGCGTGGCATCTACACGTACCACGTGAAGACCCTGGGCTGGAAGGACGTCGGCTACAACTTCCTGGTCGACAAGTGCGGCACGGTCTACGAGGGCCGCAAGGGCGGTGTCGACCGTCCCGTCCAGGGCGCGCACGCCTACGGCTTCAACTCCGAGACGACCGGTATCTCCGTCCTCGGTACGTACACCACCGCCGCGCCCTCGCAGGCCGCGCTGGTCTCGGTCGCCCGTATCGCCGCCTGGAAGCTCGGCCAGTACGGCGTCGACCCGGCCTCCACCGCCACCCTCACCGCCGGTGAGGCCGGCACCAACCTCTTCCGCGCGTCCTGGGCCAAGGGCGCGAAGCGGTCGCTCCCGGCGATCCACGGACACCGCGACGGCTACAACACGCAGTGCCCCGGCGACGCGTTCTACGACCGGCTCGCCACCGTACGGTCCTGGGCGGCGGGTCCCCCGGCCGCCCCGGCGATCACCTCGCTCGGCGGCGCGAGCGCGGTCGCGAGTACGGGCGCGGGCGCGGTCGGGACGACGTACTACACGAAGGGCGCCGTCACCGTGAACTGGTCGACGGCCACCCCTGCCGCGCTGCTCACCGCGCACGAGGTGCTGGTCGACGGCCAGGTGGCCGCGAAGGCGTCCGCCACCGCCACCTCGGCCAAGGTGACGCTCACCCCCGGCAGCCACCGCGTGGCCGTCCGCGCCGTACACCAGTCCGGGAAGGCCACCGCCAGTACCACCGACACGACGGTCGTCGCCGACACCACCGCCCCCACGTTCCCCGTCAAGCCGTCGCTCGCCCTGCGCACCGGCACGGTCAACACCGCCGCCGTCCCGCTCACCCTGAGCTGGCGGGCCGCCGACAGCGCCGCGCTCAAGGACGTACGGCTGACGGCGCCGCTCGCCAGGACGTACGGGCCGGCCGTCCCGAGCGCCGCCCACACCGCCGCGTCGGGCGTCGCGACGAAGTGGTCGATGACGGCGTACGACCAGGCGGGCAACACCGCCGCCGCGTCGGTGTCCGGTACGCCGGTCATCCTCCAGGAGACGGCGGCGGTACGGACGGGCACCTGGACCGCCAAGTCCTCCGGCAGCTACCTGGGCGGCAAGTCCCTGACCAGCTCCTCCAAGCAGGCGTCCCTGACCTGGAAGTTCACCGGCCGCTCGGTCTCCTGGGTGGTCTCCCGGGCCGCGACCTCCGGACAGGCGGACATCTACCTCGACGGCAAGAAGGTCTCGACCGTCGATCTGAAGTCGGCCACCACCAAGTACCGGGACGCGATCTTCACCCAGACCTGGTCGGCCTCCGCCGCGCACACGCTCAAGATCGTCGTGGTCGGCACCAAGGACCGGCCCGCGGTCACCACGGACGCCCTCGTCTATCTCAAGTAA
- a CDS encoding WD40 repeat domain-containing protein, with translation MIRALAAEPPPAKVEERVAGRLVLALGARSLPPRAVPERPRRPLPEPGLAVGRFSGFLTSLAVVLTCLTATVAQGMLPVPWAPKRPGKEVAIEQWRLVDNGRLWTDLGTDALTFSPKDGHLLMTISAKGVDSWDVANPEHPERVGLGEHGVKSRALLGVSPDGLTLVVVDGQSVLGLRTDNGQRVWSITNPHTKVKAIHVSQYSVMFAVSDATRSTQLQSVSPGETDGTRTTAKGRIPLDARAAQFSPDGKTLAIATDDGALHLWDTSSSSGPRRTGPPFPAENKRTTALAFSADGRLLATVDADHVARLWDVENPERPQPLGSPLASNVPVTAIAFSRDPRLVATVGTDRTAYLWRRN, from the coding sequence TTGATCCGGGCGCTGGCAGCAGAGCCGCCGCCCGCAAAAGTCGAGGAGCGGGTTGCGGGGCGGCTCGTGCTGGCGCTGGGAGCAAGGTCGTTGCCTCCACGGGCCGTCCCCGAACGGCCTCGTCGCCCGCTTCCGGAACCCGGCCTTGCCGTCGGCCGGTTCTCCGGGTTCCTGACCTCTCTCGCCGTAGTACTGACCTGCCTCACGGCAACCGTCGCGCAGGGAATGCTGCCCGTGCCGTGGGCTCCCAAGAGGCCGGGGAAGGAGGTCGCGATCGAGCAGTGGCGACTGGTAGACAACGGGCGGCTCTGGACCGACCTAGGCACCGATGCACTGACCTTCTCGCCGAAGGACGGTCATCTGCTGATGACCATTTCCGCCAAGGGCGTGGACAGTTGGGATGTAGCGAATCCAGAGCACCCTGAACGGGTCGGCCTGGGAGAACACGGCGTGAAGAGCCGAGCGCTCCTGGGGGTCAGCCCCGACGGCCTGACACTCGTGGTCGTTGACGGCCAAAGTGTCCTCGGCCTGCGGACCGACAACGGGCAACGAGTCTGGTCGATCACCAATCCGCACACCAAAGTGAAAGCAATCCACGTAAGCCAGTACAGCGTGATGTTCGCGGTATCCGACGCGACCCGCTCCACCCAGTTGCAGAGCGTCTCTCCCGGCGAAACCGACGGCACCCGAACCACAGCAAAGGGGCGAATTCCGCTGGACGCCCGTGCGGCCCAGTTCTCTCCGGATGGAAAGACCCTGGCCATCGCCACTGACGACGGTGCTCTGCACCTCTGGGACACCTCCTCCTCCAGCGGCCCGCGCCGCACGGGCCCGCCGTTCCCGGCGGAGAACAAGCGGACAACGGCCCTCGCCTTCAGCGCGGACGGCCGTCTTCTCGCGACAGTCGACGCGGATCACGTCGCACGGTTGTGGGACGTAGAGAATCCGGAACGCCCCCAGCCCCTCGGTAGCCCCCTGGCCTCGAACGTGCCCGTAACCGCCATTGCGTTCAGCCGTGATCCCCGCCTCGTCGCGACCGTCGGAACCGACCGCACCGCCTACCTCTGGCGACGGAATTGA
- a CDS encoding cytochrome P450 family protein, whose amino-acid sequence MPTSTPAEQNPVDPAQLIANPYEAYARLREAGPVHRITGTDGLPAWLVTRYDDVRQAIADPRLSLDKRNAKPGGYHGLSLPPALDANLLNMDPPDHTRIRRLVSKAFTPRRVELLREPVRKTADALLDTIAPLGRADLIASYAAPLPIAVICDLLGVAPDDRRDFRSWTDALVAPDPARPEKTKAAVRSMLGFFTGLLAAKRAVPADDLLSELISVRDDEDRLTEDELMSLAFLILFAGYENTVHLIGNATLALLSHPDQLAALRADPGALGPAVEELARYDGPVPLAIRRFPTEDITVGGVGIPAGETVLLSLAAAHRDPRRFTDPDRLDIGRDASGHLALGHGIHYCLGAPLARMETETALTALLDRFPRLTLDAAPGELKWRPSMRARGLVALPVSY is encoded by the coding sequence ATGCCGACCTCAACACCCGCTGAACAGAACCCAGTTGACCCCGCGCAGCTCATCGCGAACCCGTACGAGGCGTACGCGCGGCTGCGCGAGGCGGGGCCCGTCCACCGCATCACCGGAACGGACGGGCTCCCCGCGTGGCTGGTCACACGCTACGACGATGTACGCCAGGCCATCGCCGATCCCCGGCTCTCCCTCGACAAGCGCAACGCGAAGCCGGGTGGCTACCACGGACTCTCGCTGCCGCCGGCGCTGGACGCCAACCTGCTCAACATGGACCCGCCGGACCACACCCGTATCCGGCGCCTGGTGTCCAAGGCGTTCACCCCGCGCCGTGTCGAACTCCTGCGGGAACCCGTCAGGAAGACCGCCGACGCGCTGCTCGACACCATCGCGCCGCTCGGCCGCGCCGATCTCATCGCCTCGTACGCCGCGCCGCTGCCGATCGCCGTCATCTGCGATCTGCTCGGCGTGGCCCCGGACGACCGGCGGGACTTCCGGTCCTGGACCGACGCGCTGGTGGCCCCGGACCCGGCCCGGCCGGAGAAGACGAAGGCGGCCGTACGGTCCATGCTCGGCTTCTTCACCGGGCTCCTCGCGGCCAAGCGGGCGGTCCCCGCCGACGATCTGCTCTCCGAGCTGATCTCCGTACGCGACGACGAGGACCGGCTGACCGAGGACGAACTCATGTCCCTGGCCTTCCTCATCCTCTTCGCCGGATACGAGAACACCGTCCACCTGATCGGCAACGCCACCCTGGCCCTGCTCAGCCACCCCGACCAACTGGCCGCGCTCCGCGCCGATCCCGGCGCACTGGGACCCGCCGTCGAGGAGCTTGCCCGTTACGACGGGCCCGTGCCCCTGGCCATACGCCGCTTCCCCACCGAAGACATCACGGTCGGCGGGGTCGGCATCCCGGCCGGCGAGACCGTCCTGCTGTCCCTGGCCGCCGCCCACCGCGACCCGCGCCGCTTCACCGATCCCGACCGGCTCGACATAGGCCGCGACGCGTCCGGCCACCTCGCCCTCGGCCACGGAATCCACTACTGCCTCGGCGCGCCCCTGGCCCGTATGGAAACGGAGACCGCCCTCACCGCCCTCCTCGACCGCTTCCCGCGACTGACCCTCGACGCCGCGCCGGGTGAGCTGAAGTGGCGCCCGTCGATGCGCGCCCGCGGGCTGGTCGCTCTGCCGGTGAGCTACTGA
- a CDS encoding serine hydrolase domain-containing protein, giving the protein MTGRTKQSPRKPSPRHRCQAGMSLLVAVALTGALTACDAAEAEESGRDSAVSTSATSSGAAVSSDAAASPRARLAELAQQVVDAGAPGTIVRVDDGSGKPVEITRQAPWTKADHALTASDKFRMGSNTKTMVATVVLQLVADNKLKLSDPVDAWLPGMIPGGSEITVRMLLNHTSGLFNYLFDPDVFQAFIGQDTKVWTPEEQVAAGVRHEAMFAPGTDYAYSNTNYAALGLIAEKATGQPLEDLVQRQIAGPLQLKNTYLVTGAGNAADKSTNPALAPGYEPDAARLVGLLPPGVPAGTAFSGPAKPEGHVETTWINPSTTGAAGGAVSTAREWATVTGALMSGKLLPPALMKEMRTTRAEEAEFPNRRYGLGLEEVATPCGTVWGHNGEVPGYSSENYTDAAGRRTVSVYTTTIFGIASPKPRAAQQALMNAAVCAMLGKPVPATPAPAPTGS; this is encoded by the coding sequence ATGACCGGTCGTACCAAGCAGTCCCCGCGCAAGCCGTCCCCGCGCCACCGCTGCCAGGCAGGTATGTCGCTTCTCGTGGCCGTGGCGCTGACCGGCGCCCTCACCGCGTGCGACGCGGCGGAGGCGGAGGAGTCGGGCAGGGACTCGGCCGTCTCCACATCGGCCACATCCTCCGGCGCGGCCGTATCCTCCGATGCCGCCGCGTCCCCGCGGGCCCGGCTGGCCGAGCTGGCCCAGCAGGTCGTGGACGCCGGTGCCCCCGGGACGATCGTCCGGGTCGACGACGGCAGCGGGAAGCCGGTCGAGATCACCCGGCAGGCGCCCTGGACCAAGGCCGACCACGCGCTCACCGCGAGCGACAAGTTCCGGATGGGCTCCAACACCAAGACGATGGTCGCCACCGTGGTCCTCCAACTGGTCGCCGACAACAAGCTCAAGCTGAGCGATCCGGTCGACGCGTGGCTGCCCGGCATGATCCCGGGCGGCTCCGAGATCACCGTACGGATGCTGCTCAACCACACCAGCGGGCTGTTCAACTACCTCTTCGACCCGGATGTGTTCCAGGCGTTCATCGGCCAGGACACCAAGGTCTGGACGCCCGAGGAACAGGTCGCCGCCGGTGTCCGGCACGAGGCGATGTTCGCGCCCGGCACGGACTACGCCTACAGCAACACCAACTACGCGGCGCTCGGCCTGATCGCGGAGAAGGCGACCGGACAGCCCCTGGAGGACCTGGTCCAGCGGCAGATCGCCGGTCCGCTCCAGCTGAAGAACACCTATCTGGTCACCGGCGCCGGAAACGCCGCCGACAAGTCGACGAATCCCGCACTCGCCCCCGGCTACGAACCGGACGCCGCCCGCCTCGTCGGCCTGCTCCCCCCGGGCGTGCCCGCCGGGACCGCGTTCAGCGGCCCGGCCAAGCCCGAGGGACACGTCGAGACCACCTGGATCAACCCCAGTACGACGGGGGCCGCCGGTGGCGCTGTCTCCACCGCGCGGGAGTGGGCCACCGTCACCGGCGCGCTGATGTCCGGCAAGCTGCTGCCGCCCGCGCTGATGAAGGAGATGCGTACCACCCGCGCAGAGGAGGCCGAGTTCCCGAACCGCCGTTACGGGCTCGGTCTGGAGGAGGTGGCCACCCCCTGCGGCACCGTCTGGGGCCACAACGGCGAGGTCCCCGGCTACTCCAGCGAGAACTACACCGACGCCGCCGGCCGCCGTACGGTCTCGGTCTACACCACCACGATCTTCGGTATCGCCTCACCGAAGCCCCGCGCCGCCCAGCAGGCCCTGATGAACGCCGCGGTGTGCGCCATGCTCGGCAAGCCGGTCCCGGCGACACCCGCGCCCGCGCCGACCGGCTCCTGA
- a CDS encoding sensor histidine kinase has protein sequence MTDPSATRLPSSPATGSPAPRHGPARHEAPRHDPAHRSGPALRMSLLGGSLVLLLASAAGAALATLWITSLSVAAIGVGIPLTLLATVLIRWFADLHRQWAADRLGEPVARPYLPPPDAGWPARLWTIARDPASWRDWAWLLANSVTMWFTYGLSLLLFLSGVFYLIYPLLYRLTPPQVFRTPLGNGFRLESVQESFALVPLGPVFLLLWYVTAVRLANLNARVIRSLLGPTEQARLRSRVRELADSRAETVDAKASELRRIERDLHDGAQARLVSLGMSLGLAEQLLPNDPRAVQRLLAEARESTADALTELRDLVRGIHPPVLADRGLDGALKALALVNPIPTTVVTHLPGRLPAPVESAAYFAVAEALSNAIKHAGPQHIRIEAEFTPHPAREAGELTMRVYDDGHGGATMDADTPTPATTPTGTGLRGIARRLAAFDGTLTVDSPPGGPTEIRMSLPCALS, from the coding sequence ATGACCGATCCCAGCGCGACGCGCCTCCCGAGCAGCCCTGCCACGGGCAGCCCAGCCCCGCGCCACGGTCCCGCCCGCCACGAAGCCCCGCGCCACGATCCCGCCCACCGCTCCGGGCCGGCCCTGCGGATGAGCCTGCTGGGCGGGTCGCTGGTGCTGCTGCTGGCCTCGGCCGCGGGCGCCGCCCTGGCCACGCTCTGGATCACCTCGCTGTCGGTCGCCGCGATCGGCGTCGGGATCCCGCTGACCCTGCTCGCGACCGTACTGATCCGCTGGTTCGCCGATCTGCACCGCCAGTGGGCCGCCGACCGGCTCGGCGAACCGGTGGCCCGGCCCTATCTGCCGCCGCCCGACGCCGGGTGGCCGGCGCGGCTGTGGACGATCGCGCGCGACCCGGCGAGCTGGCGTGACTGGGCCTGGCTGCTGGCCAACTCGGTCACCATGTGGTTCACGTACGGGCTGTCGCTCCTCCTCTTCCTCAGCGGCGTCTTCTATCTGATCTACCCGCTCCTCTACCGACTGACCCCGCCCCAGGTGTTCCGCACCCCCCTGGGCAACGGCTTCCGCCTGGAGAGCGTCCAGGAGTCGTTCGCGCTGGTGCCGCTCGGCCCGGTGTTCCTCCTGCTCTGGTACGTCACCGCCGTACGCCTGGCGAACCTGAACGCCCGAGTGATCCGCTCCCTGCTCGGCCCCACCGAGCAGGCGCGACTGCGCTCGCGCGTACGGGAGTTGGCGGACTCGCGGGCCGAGACCGTCGACGCCAAGGCCAGTGAACTGCGCCGGATCGAACGGGATCTGCACGACGGCGCGCAGGCCCGTCTGGTGTCGCTCGGTATGAGCCTGGGCCTGGCCGAGCAGCTGCTGCCCAACGACCCGCGGGCCGTCCAGCGACTGCTGGCCGAGGCGCGGGAGTCGACCGCCGACGCGCTGACCGAACTGCGCGACCTGGTACGCGGCATCCATCCGCCGGTCCTGGCGGACCGCGGCCTGGACGGCGCGCTGAAGGCCCTGGCCCTGGTCAACCCCATTCCGACTACGGTGGTGACCCATCTGCCGGGACGGCTGCCCGCACCGGTCGAGTCCGCGGCGTACTTCGCCGTCGCCGAGGCCCTGTCGAACGCCATCAAGCACGCCGGTCCCCAACACATCAGGATCGAGGCGGAGTTCACCCCCCATCCGGCCCGCGAGGCGGGGGAACTGACGATGCGGGTGTACGACGACGGCCACGGCGGCGCCACCATGGACGCCGACACCCCCACCCCCGCCACCACCCCCACCGGCACCGGCCTGCGCGGCATCGCCCGCCGCCTGGCCGCCTTCGACGGCACCCTGACCGTCGACAGCCCGCCCGGCGGCCCCACCGAGATAAGGATGTCCCTGCCGTGCGCCTTGTCGTAG
- a CDS encoding LuxR C-terminal-related transcriptional regulator, with the protein MRLVVAEDLALLREGLIRIFQANGFEVVAAVDNGPSLLRALTTHRPDVAIVDVRLPPTFTDEGLRAAITARERLPGLPVVVLSQYVEQLYARELLSDRAGAVGYLLKDRVMAVDRFVANVREVAAGSTIMDPEVVSALLTHRGADPHLLALTPREREVLSLMAEGRSNAAIATRMFVTEKTVSKHSYNIFTKLNLEPSEDDNRRILAVLAYLEG; encoded by the coding sequence GTGCGCCTTGTCGTAGCCGAGGATCTCGCGCTGCTCCGCGAGGGCCTGATCAGGATCTTCCAGGCCAACGGCTTCGAGGTCGTGGCGGCCGTGGACAACGGCCCCTCCCTGCTCCGGGCCCTCACCACCCACCGCCCCGACGTCGCCATCGTCGACGTACGCCTCCCCCCGACCTTCACCGACGAGGGCCTGCGCGCCGCGATCACCGCCCGCGAACGGCTCCCCGGCCTGCCGGTCGTGGTGCTCTCGCAGTACGTGGAGCAGCTCTACGCACGCGAGTTGCTGTCGGACCGCGCCGGGGCGGTCGGCTATCTGCTGAAGGACCGGGTCATGGCCGTCGACCGCTTCGTCGCCAACGTCCGCGAGGTCGCCGCGGGCAGCACGATCATGGACCCGGAAGTCGTATCCGCCCTACTGACCCACCGCGGCGCCGACCCCCACCTCCTGGCACTGACCCCACGCGAGCGGGAGGTCCTCTCCCTGATGGCCGAGGGCCGCTCCAATGCCGCCATCGCCACCCGCATGTTCGTCACCGAGAAAACGGTCAGCAAGCACAGCTACAACATCTTCACCAAGCTCAACCTCGAACCGTCCGAGGACGACAACCGCCGAATCCTGGCCGTCCTCGCCTACCTGGAAGGCTGA
- a CDS encoding TatD family hydrolase, giving the protein MNTLWDTHCHLTGYRDPIAILDEATQADVDVVAVTEDPGEYRLLRARLGRRSGVTPALGMHPLRAHSFTPADLARFLRMLSQATWIGEVGLDFSPAGRATRNAQTRIFEAILGDPRARSLPMTIHSRGAEKEIINRLLQIDVSSAILHWYTGPATLIDNALVAGAYFSFNPAMTATAKGQTLLGALPMDRVLLETDGPFTRVGARPARPGDLPRMLGHLAARWALSPDDVIRQVRDNQQRLHTSV; this is encoded by the coding sequence GTGAACACGCTGTGGGACACCCACTGCCACCTGACCGGCTACCGTGACCCCATCGCCATCCTCGACGAGGCTACACAGGCCGATGTCGACGTCGTGGCCGTCACCGAAGACCCCGGCGAATACCGCCTGTTGCGAGCCCGCCTCGGCCGACGAAGCGGGGTCACCCCGGCCCTGGGCATGCACCCCCTGCGCGCTCACTCCTTCACTCCGGCCGATCTCGCCCGTTTCCTGCGCATGCTCTCCCAGGCCACCTGGATCGGGGAGGTTGGACTGGACTTCTCTCCCGCCGGGCGTGCCACCCGCAACGCCCAGACCCGCATCTTCGAAGCCATCCTCGGCGACCCGCGCGCCCGCAGCCTGCCCATGACCATCCACAGCCGCGGCGCCGAAAAGGAAATCATCAACCGTCTGCTGCAGATCGACGTCAGTTCCGCGATCCTGCACTGGTACACAGGTCCTGCGACGCTTATCGACAACGCCTTGGTGGCTGGCGCCTACTTCTCATTCAATCCCGCCATGACGGCAACCGCCAAGGGGCAAACGCTGCTCGGGGCTCTGCCCATGGACCGGGTCCTGCTGGAGACCGACGGCCCCTTCACCCGGGTCGGGGCCCGCCCCGCCCGCCCCGGCGACCTACCGCGCATGCTCGGCCATCTCGCCGCCCGATGGGCTCTGTCCCCTGACGACGTCATCCGACAGGTCCGCGACAACCAGCAGCGGCTCCACACATCTGTGTAA
- the qatC gene encoding Qat anti-phage system QueC-like protein QatC, with product MSVFVVRTKTLRAAEEGDDVLLDFVPGSAHATVQAGQGFFRSFTPTRAAADLMLLSFGAYVTDRISARSATADAWTRDLHLQFPVETAAGWPVAVAQEALRFLTGDRWTLTARQQSAPVMEAAADQDRGRVVADGVCLFSGGLDSLCGVIDLLETDPGLRLCLLSHYEGGQTPAAQTRLLRRLSARYGRRVTSLRLFLRPAPAHPAQARVLPESRETTTRSRSAMFLSTALAIASSLGPDVPVYLPENGYIGLNAPLTRARAGSLSTRTTHPHFLTLFTGLKNEAGVTNPLINPYRLMTKGEMLTTNPNQDLLRELAPASISCSHPEAARYDGRAQGNCGYCFPCLIRRASMAKVGWDQAADYAWDALTDPHLLDAATHRSADLRAVLAGTRPGRPAIDVLRNGPLPRGERRLFLDVWRRGSDEVRGWLTAGAQGDLAGLLDTDT from the coding sequence GTGAGCGTATTCGTGGTACGCACCAAGACCCTTCGCGCAGCGGAGGAGGGCGACGACGTCCTGCTGGACTTCGTCCCGGGCTCCGCCCACGCCACCGTCCAGGCGGGGCAAGGGTTCTTCCGCAGTTTTACCCCGACACGCGCTGCGGCCGATCTGATGCTGTTGTCATTCGGCGCCTACGTGACGGACCGGATCAGCGCACGCAGCGCCACAGCAGATGCTTGGACCCGCGACCTGCACCTGCAGTTCCCGGTGGAAACAGCTGCAGGATGGCCGGTCGCCGTCGCACAGGAAGCGTTGCGTTTCCTGACAGGAGACCGCTGGACGCTCACGGCCCGACAACAGTCCGCCCCTGTAATGGAAGCTGCGGCGGACCAGGACCGCGGGCGCGTGGTCGCAGACGGAGTCTGCCTCTTCTCCGGGGGCTTGGACTCACTGTGCGGCGTCATCGACCTGCTTGAGACGGATCCCGGCCTCCGGCTGTGCCTACTGTCGCACTACGAGGGGGGACAGACCCCCGCTGCACAGACACGGCTGTTGAGACGCCTCTCGGCCCGGTACGGACGCCGGGTGACGTCGCTGCGTCTCTTCCTGCGCCCTGCTCCCGCGCACCCCGCCCAGGCCCGGGTGCTGCCCGAGAGCCGAGAGACCACCACCCGCTCCCGCTCGGCTATGTTCTTGAGCACCGCACTGGCGATCGCCTCATCGCTCGGCCCCGACGTTCCGGTGTACCTGCCCGAAAACGGCTACATCGGACTCAACGCGCCTCTGACCCGCGCACGGGCCGGAAGCCTGAGCACCCGTACGACCCACCCGCACTTCCTCACCCTGTTCACCGGACTCAAGAACGAGGCAGGGGTGACCAATCCACTCATCAACCCCTACCGCCTGATGACCAAGGGCGAAATGCTCACCACCAACCCCAACCAGGACCTGCTACGGGAACTCGCCCCGGCCAGCATCTCCTGCTCCCATCCCGAAGCGGCCCGCTACGACGGCCGCGCTCAGGGGAACTGCGGCTACTGCTTCCCTTGCCTGATCCGGCGCGCCTCAATGGCCAAAGTTGGATGGGACCAGGCCGCCGACTACGCCTGGGACGCCCTCACCGACCCCCACCTCCTCGATGCGGCCACCCACCGCAGCGCCGACCTGCGCGCCGTCCTCGCCGGCACCCGCCCCGGCCGGCCCGCCATCGACGTACTGCGCAACGGACCTCTTCCCCGCGGCGAACGGCGCCTCTTCCTCGACGTGTGGCGCCGCGGCAGCGACGAGGTGCGCGGCTGGCTCACCGCAGGAGCCCAAGGCGACCTGGCCGGCCTTCTGGACACGGACACGTGA